TGGGTACGCGTCAGTACCGCCTCACGGTTCAGCCAGTAGGCGATGCCGGAGGCGGCGACGGCCGCGGTGAGGGCGACCAGGGCGAAGACGACGACAAGACGCAGCCGCAGGCTGGAGAGACGCAGCCGCGTGACGATCCCCTTGCTCACGCAGGAACGTCCAGCCGGTAGCCGACCCCGCGCACGGTGCGGATGAGCGTCGGCGAGGACGGCACGTCCTCCACCTTGGCGCGCAGCCGCTGCACACAGGCGTCGACGAGCCGCGAGTCGCCCAGGTAGTCGTGCTCCCACACGAGCCGCAGCAACTGCTGCCGGGAGAGCGCCTGTCCGGGCCGGCGGCTCAGCTCCAGGAGCAGCCGCAGCTCGGTCGGGGTGAGCTGGAGGTCCTCGCCGTTCTTGGTGACCGTCATCGCGGAGCGGTCGATCACCAGCGAGCCGTAGGTCGCCGAGTCCGTCGACTCCCGCTCCCCGCGCCGCAGTACGGCGCGGATCCGGGCGTCGAGGACGCGGCCCTGCACCGGCTTGACGACGTAGTCGTCGGCTCCGGACTCCAGGCCCACGACCACGTCGATGTCGTCGCTGCGCGCGGTCAGCAGGATGATCGGCAACTGGTCCGTGCGGCGGATGCGCCGGCAGACCTCGAAGCCGTCGATGCCGGGCAGCATGACGTCGAGCACGACCAGGTCCGGCCGCTGCTCGCGCAGCAGCTGGAGGCCGTCCTCACCGGTCGCGGCAGTGGCCACCCGGTGGCCCTGCCGTGACAGGGAGAGTTCGAGGGCCGTGCGGATGGCGTCGTCGTCCTCGATCAGCAACAGAAAAGGCACGGGCAACATTCTGTCGCATTCGGCCGTCCGAGTTCGACCGCTGGGAGGCGCGCTTCTGGCCGGGGGGCCTGTGACACGCCTGTGACAGTCGGCGGACAACGCCATGAAGTCCGATGGGCAAGCTTCTTGGCACACGGACCGAAACACACTCCAACCGACGGGGGGCGCCGGATGAACACACTGCACAGCACCACCACAAGCGCAGTAGTCACGCGTCTCCACGACGTCGTACGGAGCACGGAGAAGTCCGGCGCGGTGAACGGGCGGGGGTGCGTTCGCAGCGTCGGGCGTCAGCGCAAGGCGCCGTACATGGTGGCCATTGCTGACGGGGGAGCGGCGTACGGGGAGGTCACGGGGGAGCGCAACTGTTCGGAAGCCGAGTTCACGGCTTACGTCCAGGAGCGTCGTGCCTCCCTGTACGCCACCGCCTACCACCTCACCGGTGACCGGTTCGAGGCCGAGGACCTGCTCCAGAGCGCGCTGTTCTCCACGTACCGCGCCTGGGAGCGGATCAGCGACAAGGCCGCCGTCGGCGGATACCTCCGCCGCACCATGACCAATCTGCACATCAGCGCCTGGCGCCGGCGCAAGCTCAACGAGTACCCGACCGAGGAGCTCCCGGAGACGGTGGGCGAGACGGACGCGATGCGCGGCACGGAGCTGCGCGCGGTGCTGTGGCAGGCACTGGCCCGGCTGCCCGAGCTCCAGCGCACGATGCTGGTGCTGCGCTACTACGAGGGCCGTACCGATCCGGAGATCGCGGAGATCCTGGACATCAGTGTCGGCACGGTGAAGTCGAGCATCTGGCGGTCGCTGCGGCGGCTGCGTGAGGACGAGGTGCTCAGCTTCGGCCGTGACGAGGAGGAGTCCTTCGGCGAGCTGGTGGCCTGAAGGCTGGGGGGAAAGACCCACGGGGGCTACGGGGGAAACGGAGCCGTCGGGGGAGCACGGGGGAACCGTACGGGGGTACGGGGAACGGCGACGCGGGTCGTACGAGCTGGGGGGCTCGTACGGCCCGCGTCGTGTTGTCCGCTCTCAGCTCGCGGCGGGCGTGCGGTGGCGGCCCGCCGCAGCGGCCGCCAGGCGGCCCAGGGCCTCCGGCTTGGCGCAGGGGTGGGCGCCCAGTGCGGACTGGCGGGCGACGATCGCCCGCTCCGCGCGCATCAGCCGCCAGCCGCGACGCAGCAGGAACGGGACCGACTTGCGGCCCTCGCGCAGGTCGCGGGCGAGCCGGCGGCGGAAGGTCGTCGAGGGGCGGCCGCGCAGGCAGAGCGCGTCGGCGAGGACGCCGAGCTCCCGGCAGCGGGCCACGATCTCGGCCGCGAAGATCCCCTCCGCCACGAACAGCGGCGTCCGCCCGATGTCCAGCCGCTCGCGGTCCACCCGGGAGCTGGTGGCGAGGTCGTACACGGGGACGTCGGTCCGGCCGGTCCGGCACAGTTCGACGATCGCGGCGACGGCCACGTCCGCGTCCCAGGACGCCGGGGAGTCCCAGTCGATGTCCGCACTGCCCTGGACGAGAGGGAGGGTCGGGTCGTCGGCCTCCTTGTAGAAGTCGTCGAGGCGCAGCACCGGGAGACCGGTGACGGCGGCGAGGGACGACTTGCCGGAGCCTGAGGGGCCCGCGAGCAGGACGACACGGGTCGGGATCGCTTGGGAACTCACGGGACACCAGTGTGAAGCATTCCCCCGTGCAGGGGACCCCCGAGGAAGCCCGTTGGTATCGAGCATCACACCTCAACTACTGTCGGTGCCCGATCGGCTACCCCGTGAAAAGCTCGGAAGGATCGTCATGGCGCGTCACGCAGAACCCCGGAGCCCCCGTCGCAACGCCCTGCTCGCCGCAGGTCTCACCGTCACGGCGGCGGGTGCGGCGGTGCTCGGCGCCGGTGCGGCGGCGCAGGCCGCGGCCCCCGTGCCGCTGCCCGTCGACTCGCTGACCAGGACGGACACCACCGCGGCCGGTGCGGGTGCGCTGTCCGGCGTCACGCACGGGATCGGCCCGCTGACCCGGCTCCAGCTCGACCCGCTGGCCAACACCGGCGTCGACCCGCTCGACAACGGCCTCGGCACCCAGGTCGCCGACTTCAAGCCGGTGGGCACGAACCTGGTGACCGACCACATCACGAAGGGCGGGGCCGTGGCCGATCTGCCGGTGGCCGGTCCGCTGACGCGGGGGCTGCTTCCGTAGCGGAGCCGGCGTCGGGCCGCAGCGGCGTGTCCCGTACGAGCCAGGCCGCGGCGAAGGCCAGCGCGGCGAGCAGCGCCGTGCCGAGCAGCACCCCGTGCACCCCGCTCGTCACCGCCACCCCCAGGCCCTCCCGTACCGGCTCCGGCAGCCGCAGGGCCTGGGCCGGGGTCAGCCGGGTGTCGGCTCCGTCCAGGCGCGCGGTGAACACCGCGCCGAGGACGGCCACGCCGAGCGAGCCGCCGAGGGTCCGCACGAGGGTGACGGTGCCGCTCGCCGCGCCCATGTCGCGCGGCTCCGCGCCGTACATCGTGACGAGCATCGTGGCCTGCATGAGGAGGCCCATGCCCGCGCCGATGACCACCGTGAGACCGGAGGCGACGGCGACGGGGGTGTCCCCGCCGAGCGGCAGCAGGGCGAGCGCGCCCGCCGTCATCAGCGCGCCTCCGAGGATCGTGTACACCCGGTAGCGGCCGGTACGGGCGATGATCCGTCCCGAGGCGAGCTGTGCGGCGACCATGGCGAGCATCAGCGGGATCAGCAGCAGTCCGCTCGCCGTGGACGACTGCCCGCGGGCGAACTGCAGGTACTGCGGAAGATGGTTCAGGGCGGCGATCATGCCCGCGCCGACGAGGAAGCTCAGGATCTGCGCCAGGGTGAAGTTGCGGGTGCGGAAGAGCCGGGGAGGGATCACGGGCTCCTCGGCCCGCCGCTCGACCCGGACGAACCAGGCGAGCGCCACGACCGCGAGCGCGCCCAGGGCCAGGATCCTGGGTGAGGTCCAGGCGTGCGCGGTGCCCGCCAGGCCGGCGAGCAGGGTCAGCGCGAGCACCCCGGTGGTCAGCAGCAGGGCTCCGGCCCAGTCGACGCGGGCCCGGACGCGCGGGGTCCGTACGCGCAGGGTGAGGGAGACGATCAGGAGGGCGGCGATGCCGACGGGCAGATTGACGTAGAAGGCCCAGCGCCAGTTCAGGTGGTCGGTGAGGAGGCCGCCGAGGAGCGGGCCGCCGGCGAAGGCCACCGGCAGCATCGCCCCGGTGATCGCCTGGACCCGGGGGGCGTCCTTGGGCGACACCAGGGTGCCGATGAGCGCGAAGGCGCCGACCATCAGGCCGCCGGCGCCGATGCCCTGGAGGGCGCGGAAGGCGATGAGCTGGCCCATGCTCTGCGCCAGGCCGGAGAGGACCGACCCGGCGAGGAAGACGCCGACGGCGGAGAGATAGCCGCCCTTGCGGCCGTGGAGGTCGCCGAGCTTGCCCCAGAGCGGGGTGGTGACGGCGGCGGTGAGGAGATAGGCGGTGACGACCCAGGACAGCCGGTCGAGGCCGCCCAGTTCGCCCGCGATGGTGGGGAGCGCGGTGCCGACGATCGTGCCGTCGAGGGTCGCGAGGACGATGCCGAGCATGAGTCCGGTGATGCCCAGGTAGGGGATGCGGGTCTCCCGCGGAGGTGTCTGAGCGGTCGTCATGGCTCAGGCCTCGTAGGGCTTGTGCGCGCGGGCGGCGCGCAGTGCCTCGCCCCACCAGGTGAGCCGGTCGAGCAGGGTCTTGGCGGCGGCGTCGACCGAGGGGTCGACGGCGCGGCCCTCCGCGTCGAACTGGGCCCAGACGCCCTGGAGTCCGATGGCCTCGCGGACGGTGACCGCGTGCAGCTCGGCGAAGACGCCGCGCAGGTGCTCGACGGCGCGCAGGCCGCCGGAGAAGCCGCCGTAGGAGACGAACCCGACGGGCTTGGCGTGCCATTCGGGGTTGTGCCAGTCGATCGCGTTCTTCAGGGAGGCGGGGTAGCTGTGGTTGTACTCGGGGGTCACCACGACGAAGGCGTCGGCGGCGGCCAGGCGGGGGGACATGGCGGCGAGCGCGGCACGGTCCTCCGCGCGGCCGGGGGCCTGGCCGAGCTGCGGGAAGACCGTGGGCAGCGGGGTCTCGGCGAGGTCGATCAGGTCGGTGGTGAACTCCGGGCGCGCGGCGGCGTGGGTGAGGAGCCAGTTCGCGACGGTGGGGCCGAGGCGGCCGTCGCGGGTCGAGCCCTGGATCACGGCGAGGTGGAGCGGAGCGGTCATGGGTTCCCCCTGGAACGGTGATGTGTACGACGTATACCGACGGGTGTACAACGTACACGTCGGTGTGTACGGCGTCCACAAGGCATACGCTGTACGCGAGAGAAGGAGGCCCCAGTGGCGAAGAAGGAAGAGACCGACGACGTCTCGCTGTGGGAGCGGCTGGACCGGCCCGCGGCCGCACCACGGGCGTCCCTCACCCCGGGACGGATCGCCGAGGTCGCGATCGGCATCGCCGACCGCGAGGGCTTCGCCGCCGTGACCATGCGGAAGGTCGCCGCCGAACTGGGCGTCGCGCCGATGGCCGCGTACCGGCACGTCGACGGCAAGGACGAGCTCTGGGCGCTCATGATCGACCGGGTGTCCGGCGAGCTGGAGCCGGCGGCCGAGGTGTCGGGCTGGCGCGAGACGCTCAGCGCGTACGCGCTGCGGACCCGGGAGATGATGCTGCGCCACCCCTGGCTGGCCCACATGCCGGCCCCGCTCTTCGCCCTCACCCCGAACCGGATGGCGGCGGCCGAACGCCAGCTGGCCTCCCTCGACGGGCTCGGCCTCGACGTCGACACGATGATGGCCGCGTTCCGGGCGGTCAACGCGTACGTCCACGGGGCCACCCAGTCGGAGGCCGCACTGCGCCAGTACATGGCGGAACAGGGCTGGCAGAGCGCCGACGAGACCCGGCGGGGGCTCGCGCCGCAGATGTCGTACCTGATGGAGACCGGGCGCTACCCGACCTACCGGCGCTACACGCGAGGCGCGGCCCGCAAGGACGACGCGGCCTGGCAGTTCGAGACGGGGCTCGACTGCGTCCTCGACGGCGTCGCCGGGCTGGTGGAGCGGGGCACCTCCGGCCGGGCATGAGAAACGGCCCCCGGGATCACCCGGGGGCCGTCCGTCCCGCCGCTAGTACGAGGAACCCGAGGCGCCCAGCGAACCCGTCGGGTGCCAGACCGTCTTCGTCTCCAGGAACGCGGTCATGCGGTCCGTGCCCGGCGACTCGTGGAAGTCCTCGGTACGGGGGCGCAGCACGCGCTTCAGGTTGTCCGCCGCCGCGATCTCCAGGTCGCGGGCCAGGTCGCCCTCGGTCGCGCCCGTCAGGTCGATCGCGTTGACGTCCTGGTGGGCCGCCAGGTGCGGGCCCATCTCGGAGGCCTTGCCCGAGAGGATGTTGACCACACCGCCCGGGAGGTCGGAGGTGGCCAGGACCTCGCCCAGGGAGAGTGCCGGGAGCGGGGACGTCTCCGAGGCGATGACGACCGCCGTGTTGCCCGTGGCGATCACCGGGGCGATCACCGAGACCAGGCCCAGGAACGAGGAGTCCTGGGGCGCGAGGACCGTGACGACACCGGTCGGCTCGGGCGTGGAGAGGTTGAAGTACGGGCCCGCGACCGGGTTCGCACCGCCCACGACCTGGGCGATCTTGTCCGTCCAGCCCGCGTACCAGACCCAGCGGTCGATCGCCGCGTCGACGACCACGGCCGCCTTCGACTTCGACAGGCCCTCCGCCTCCGCGACCTCGCGGACGAACTGGTCCCGGCGCCCCTCCAGCATCTCGGCGACGCGGTAGAGGATCTGGCCGCGGTTGTACGCGGTCGCGCCCGCCCAGCCGCCGAACGCCTTGCGGGCGGCGACGACCGCGTCACGCGCGTCCTTGCGGGAGGAGAGCGGGGCGTTCGCCAGCCACTTGCCCTTCGAGTCCGTCACCTCGTACACCCGGCCGCTCTCGGAGCGGGGGAACTTGCCCCCGACGTACAGCTTGTAGGTCTTGAAGACGCCAAGACGGGTCACGTCAGACATCGAGGTAGGCCTCCAGACCGTGACGGCCGCCCTCGCGGCCGAAGCCCGACTCCTTGTAACCGCCGAACGGCGAGGTCGGGTCGAACTTGTTGAACGTGTTGGCCCAGACGACACCGGCGCGGAGCTTGCCGGCGACCGCCAGGATGCGGGAGCCCTTCTCCGACCAGATGCCGGCGGACAGGCCGTACTGGCTGTTGTTGGCCTTCGCGACGGCCTCGTCGGGCGTACGGAAGGTCAGTACCGACAGGACCGGGCCGAAGATCTCGTCGCGGGCGACCGTGTGCGCCTGCGTGACGTTCGTGAAGAGCGTCGGGGCGAACCAGTAGCCGGCCTCGGGGATGTCGCAGGCCGCGGTCCAGCGCTCGGCGCCCTCCGCCTCGCCCTGCTCCACCAGCGAGGTGATCCGCGCCAGCTGCTCCGAGGAGTTGATGGCGCCGATGTCGGTGTTCTTGTCCAGCGGGTCGCCCAGGCGGAGCGTGCTCAGACGGCGCTTCAGGCTGTCCAGCAGCTCGTCCTGGACCGACTCCTGGACGAGGAGGCGCGAGCCCGCGCAGCAGACCTGGCCCTGGTTGAAGAAGATGCCGTTGACGATGCCCTCGACGGCCTGGTCGATGGGGGCGTCGTCGAAGACGATGTTCGCGCCCTTGCCGCCCAGCTCCAGCGTGACCTTCTTGTCCGTGCCCGCGATCGACCGGGCGATGGCCTTGCCGACCGCGGTCGAACCGGTGAACGCCACCTTGTTCACGTCCGGGTGCGCGACCAGCGCGGCACCCGTCTCCCCGTACCCGGGAAGGATGTTGACGACGCCCTTCGGCAGCCCGGCCTGGCGGCAGATGTCCGCGAAGAACAGGGCGGTCAGCGGGGTCGTCTCGGCCGGCTTCAGGACGACCGTGTTGCCGGTCGCGAGCGCCGGGGCGATCTTCCACGCCAGCATGAGCAGCGGGAAGTTCCACGGGATGACCTGACCGGCGACGCCCAGCGGCTTCGGGTTCGCCCCGTAGCCCGCGTGGTCGAGCTTGTCGGCCCAGCCCGCGTAGTAGAAGAAGTGCGCGGCGACCAGCGGGAGGTCCGCGTCGCGCGTCTCCTTGATCGGCTTGCCGTTGTCCAGGGTCTCCAGGACGGCCAGCTCACGGCTGCGCTCCTGGATGATCCGGGCGATGCGGAAGAGGTACTTGGCGCGCTCGGAGCCGGGCAGCGCCGACCACTTCTCGAACGCCTTGCGGGCCGCCTTCACCGCGCGGTCGACGTCCTCGGCGCCCGCCTGGGCGATCTCGGAGAGGACCTCCTCGGTGGCCGGGGAGACGGTCTTGAAGACCTTGCCGTCGGCCGCCTCGACGAACTCGCCGTCGATGAAGAGGCCGTAGTTCGGGGCGATGTCGACGACGGACCGGGACTCGGGCGCCGGTGCGTACTCGAATGCAGATGCCATGTTGATCAGTCCACCGTCACGTAATCGGGGCCGGAGTAACGGCCGGTCGCCAGCTTCTGGCGCTGCATCAGCAGGTCGTTGAGCAGGCTGGAGGCGCCGAAGCGGAACCAGTGGTTGTCCAGCCAGTCCTCACCCACGGTCTCGTTGACGAGAACCAGGAACTTGATCGCTTCCTTGGTGTTGCGGATGCCGCCGGCCGGCTTCACACCGATCTGCACGCCGGTCTGGGCGCGGAAGTCGCGCACGGCCTCCAGCATGAGCAGGGTGTTGGCCGGGGTGGCGTTGACCGCGACCTTGCCGGTCGAGGTCTTGATGAAGTCCGCGCCGGCCATCATGCCGAGCCAGGAGGCACGGCGGATGTTGTCGTACGTGGACAGCTCGCCGGTCTCGAAGATCACCTTGAGGCGGGCGCGGTCGCCGCACTCCGCCTTGATCGCGGCGATCTGCTCGAAGACCTGGAGGTAGTGGCCTGCGAGGAAGGCGCCACGGTCGATGACCATGTCGATCTCGTCGGCGCCCGCGGCGATGGCGTCCGCCGTGTCGGCGAGCTTCACGGGGAGCGCGGCGCGGCCGGCCGGGAAGGCCGTGGCGACCGAGGCGACCTTGACGCCCGAGCCCGCGAGGGTGGCCTTGGCGGTGGCCACCATGTCCGGATAGACGCAGACGGCGGCGGTCGTCGGGGTCGTGCGGTCGGTCGGATCGGGACGGACGGCCTTGGCGGCGAGCGCCCGGACCTTGCCCGGGGTGTCCGCGCCTTCGAGTGTCGTCAGGTCGATCATGGAAATGGCCAGGTCGATGGCGTACGCCTTGGACGTGGTCTTGATCGAGCGGGTGCCGAGGGACGCGGCGCGCGCCTCCAGGCCGACGGCGTCGACGCCGGGCAGCCCGTGGAGGAAGCGGCGCAGCGCACCGTCGGACGCGGTCACGTCGGCGAATGCGGATGCTGCGGATGCAGTGGTGGGCATGGTCACCAGTCGAGCATATCTACGCGCGTAGCGACCTGTACAGGGGACAGGCTCCGCAGAGCCCGAGGTCACAGGCGGGCGGTCGGCGTGGTGGCGGGCGCCGGGCGGGGGAGTGAGGCCCGTCACAGGCCCGTGACATGGAGCGGACGAGTCCTGAATACAAGATCAATAGATTCTTGTTCAGCAGCCGGCCGGACCTCACCGGACATCAGTCGGACCGAGAAAAAGCGGCATGCGGCTCTCCCATCCACCTGCCTGATCTCCAGGAGTCGTTATGCGCACCGCCCTTCGCACCGCCATCGCCACCGCCCTCGCCGCGGGCGTCGCGATCACCGCCCCGGCGCTCACCGCCGGAGCCGCTTTCGCGGCCGACGCGACCCCGGCGCCGAAGGCCACCGCAGCCGCGGCCCCGGCGGACGCTCCGCTGCGCACCGTCCAGCTGGCCGGCGGACTGACGGCCGAGGTGTACGCCAAGGGTGACCAGCACCCGTACTACACCGCGACCGTCACCAAGGGCGGCCGGACGCTCGGTGAGCTGAAGGCCGGTGCCGGCTACGGAGGGAAGGACACCGGGGTCTTCGCCGGTTACACGGTGACCCTCGACGCCGAGGGCAAGGTGACCGCGACCGCGGTCGACGCCCCGAAGGGCACCCTCGTCCGCACCGAGACCCTCATGACCGGAACGATCGCCAAGATCTACAAGGTCAAGGACCAGAACTACCGCGCAGAGCTGTTCCGCGAGGGCCACCCGGTCGGTGTCCTGGAGGCGATCACCCGCTCCGCGGCCGGCCAGGACAACGGCGAGTTCTTCGTCCTCAACCCGGACGGCACCACCCACAACTGGGCCGGCAACATCGCGGGCCCCAAGCCCGGCACCTACCGGCTCGCCGACGGGACCGTCCTCCAGCTCGACAAGAAGGACGGCCGCTTCGGCCTCCAGCTGATCGAGAACGGCGAGGGCCGCGGCTACACCTACGTGACCGGTGTCCGCTCCGTCTGGACCTTCGGCAGGGCCGTCGTCGTCCTGGAGCAGGACGGCCGGTTCGCCGCGTACATCCCCGGAGCGTCGAAGCAGGGCGCGCCGCGTCTCGTGGACACCGCCCCGGCCCCCGCGCCCACCACCGGCCCCGTCGTCACCATCGGCGAGTGCGCGGTCCGGCAGGACGTCCCCTCCGTCTTCGCGCTGCTGACCGTGACCCTCACCAACGACCTGGAGAAGGGCCCGAAGGCCGTCCTCAAGGACGAGGCCGGCAAGCCGATCCTGACCGTCGACCGCGCCCACTCCGCCGACACGGGGGCGGGCATCATGATCAAGGGCGCGAACACCTCCACCCCGCAGCTCGGCCAGCGGACACAGGGCGGCGACACCCCGTACCTCTGGACCGCGTTCCCGAAACTGCCCAAGGGCTGCGAGAAGGAGTCCGGCACGTCCACCCCGGCGCCGTCGGCCACCACCCCGGCCCCCGCGGGCAACACCGGCACCACCACGAACACGGGCCAGACCACCGTCGTCCCGAAGGGCGGCGTCGCCGCGGGTGCCGAGCTCGGCACCGAGGGCGCGGACACCGCGCTGCTCGCGGCCGGTGCCGGTGCGGCCTCGCTCGCCGCGGCCGGACTCGGCTTCGTCGTCCTGCGCCGCCGCTCCGCCGCCCACGTCTGATCCGCGTCCGGACGGGATCGCCCTACCCGCACGATCCGCCCTGCCCGCACTAATGGCGTCACCCGCACGACCCGCATCACCCGCACCATCGGCACTGTCAGCACCACCCCGTCTCCCCGCCCCTTGACCCGAGCGGGAGTCACACCCCACCCCCGGCCGGTCGCCGCGTCCCGCGCGGCGGCCGGCCGGACCCGTCCGCCGCCTCCCGTCCGCCCGGAGCCCGCCCGTGAACCGCCGCCCCCGCCCCGCCCGTACCGCCGCCCCGGTCCTCCTCCTCGCCGTCCTCGCCGCGCTCACCGGCTGCTCGGCCGGGGGCGGCCCGCAGGCCGTGACCCCGCCCGCCCGGATCTCCGGGGCCACCGCCGCCCCCACGCCTGCCGCGCCGCCCGTGAAGCCGCTCGCCCGTTCCCTGCCCGTCCGGGTCCAGGTCCCCGCCGCCGGCGTCGACACCGGCCCCACCGGGCCCGTCCTGGAGCTCGGGCTGGGCGCGGACGGCACCGTCGAGGTGCCCTCGGTCGCCGATGCCGAGCGGATCGGCTGCTACGACAAGGGCGTCACGCCCGGCCAGACCGGCCCCGCCGTCCTCATCGGGCACTTCGACACCGCCCGCGGCCCCGCCGTGCTCAAGAACGTCTCCAAGGTCCGCGTCGGCGACGAGATCACCGTGACCCGCGCCGACGGCACCACCGCGGTCTTCCGGGTCAGGGAGCTGGAGCAGGTAGACAAGGACACGTTCCCGACGGCCAAGGTGTACGGCGACACCGACCGCCCCGAGCTGCGCCTCATCACCTGCGGCGGCGAGCTGGCCGACGGCCACCGCCCCGACAACATCATTCTGTACGCGGATCTCGCGGCCACGCGGGCCGCCTGAGCCCCCACCGGCCCACTGAGGCACAATCGGCCCCATGACGACCCCCGAGCCGACCCCCGAGCCCAGCCACGAGCCGAGCCGCGAGTCGACCCCCGAGCAGCCGTCCGCCGGGAAGCAGCCCGCCGGGAAGAAGCCCGCGGGGCGGAAGCCCGCCGGGCAGGAGTCCGCGGCGCAGGAGTCCCCCGACCGTGTCTTCCGGTCGCCGCTCGGGATCGCGAGCGGGGTGTTCCTGCTCGTC
This sequence is a window from Streptomyces sp. NBC_00691. Protein-coding genes within it:
- a CDS encoding SigE family RNA polymerase sigma factor, whose product is MNTLHSTTTSAVVTRLHDVVRSTEKSGAVNGRGCVRSVGRQRKAPYMVAIADGGAAYGEVTGERNCSEAEFTAYVQERRASLYATAYHLTGDRFEAEDLLQSALFSTYRAWERISDKAAVGGYLRRTMTNLHISAWRRRKLNEYPTEELPETVGETDAMRGTELRAVLWQALARLPELQRTMLVLRYYEGRTDPEIAEILDISVGTVKSSIWRSLRRLREDEVLSFGRDEEESFGELVA
- a CDS encoding aldehyde dehydrogenase family protein, translated to MASAFEYAPAPESRSVVDIAPNYGLFIDGEFVEAADGKVFKTVSPATEEVLSEIAQAGAEDVDRAVKAARKAFEKWSALPGSERAKYLFRIARIIQERSRELAVLETLDNGKPIKETRDADLPLVAAHFFYYAGWADKLDHAGYGANPKPLGVAGQVIPWNFPLLMLAWKIAPALATGNTVVLKPAETTPLTALFFADICRQAGLPKGVVNILPGYGETGAALVAHPDVNKVAFTGSTAVGKAIARSIAGTDKKVTLELGGKGANIVFDDAPIDQAVEGIVNGIFFNQGQVCCAGSRLLVQESVQDELLDSLKRRLSTLRLGDPLDKNTDIGAINSSEQLARITSLVEQGEAEGAERWTAACDIPEAGYWFAPTLFTNVTQAHTVARDEIFGPVLSVLTFRTPDEAVAKANNSQYGLSAGIWSEKGSRILAVAGKLRAGVVWANTFNKFDPTSPFGGYKESGFGREGGRHGLEAYLDV
- a CDS encoding NADPH-dependent FMN reductase, which produces MTAPLHLAVIQGSTRDGRLGPTVANWLLTHAAARPEFTTDLIDLAETPLPTVFPQLGQAPGRAEDRAALAAMSPRLAAADAFVVVTPEYNHSYPASLKNAIDWHNPEWHAKPVGFVSYGGFSGGLRAVEHLRGVFAELHAVTVREAIGLQGVWAQFDAEGRAVDPSVDAAAKTLLDRLTWWGEALRAARAHKPYEA
- a CDS encoding aldehyde dehydrogenase family protein — its product is MSDVTRLGVFKTYKLYVGGKFPRSESGRVYEVTDSKGKWLANAPLSSRKDARDAVVAARKAFGGWAGATAYNRGQILYRVAEMLEGRRDQFVREVAEAEGLSKSKAAVVVDAAIDRWVWYAGWTDKIAQVVGGANPVAGPYFNLSTPEPTGVVTVLAPQDSSFLGLVSVIAPVIATGNTAVVIASETSPLPALSLGEVLATSDLPGGVVNILSGKASEMGPHLAAHQDVNAIDLTGATEGDLARDLEIAAADNLKRVLRPRTEDFHESPGTDRMTAFLETKTVWHPTGSLGASGSSY
- the deoC gene encoding deoxyribose-phosphate aldolase, which codes for MPTTASAASAFADVTASDGALRRFLHGLPGVDAVGLEARAASLGTRSIKTTSKAYAIDLAISMIDLTTLEGADTPGKVRALAAKAVRPDPTDRTTPTTAAVCVYPDMVATAKATLAGSGVKVASVATAFPAGRAALPVKLADTADAIAAGADEIDMVIDRGAFLAGHYLQVFEQIAAIKAECGDRARLKVIFETGELSTYDNIRRASWLGMMAGADFIKTSTGKVAVNATPANTLLMLEAVRDFRAQTGVQIGVKPAGGIRNTKEAIKFLVLVNETVGEDWLDNHWFRFGASSLLNDLLMQRQKLATGRYSGPDYVTVD
- a CDS encoding TetR/AcrR family transcriptional regulator; protein product: MAKKEETDDVSLWERLDRPAAAPRASLTPGRIAEVAIGIADREGFAAVTMRKVAAELGVAPMAAYRHVDGKDELWALMIDRVSGELEPAAEVSGWRETLSAYALRTREMMLRHPWLAHMPAPLFALTPNRMAAAERQLASLDGLGLDVDTMMAAFRAVNAYVHGATQSEAALRQYMAEQGWQSADETRRGLAPQMSYLMETGRYPTYRRYTRGAARKDDAAWQFETGLDCVLDGVAGLVERGTSGRA
- a CDS encoding uridine kinase family protein, with the protein product MLDTNGLPRGSPARGNASHWCPVSSQAIPTRVVLLAGPSGSGKSSLAAVTGLPVLRLDDFYKEADDPTLPLVQGSADIDWDSPASWDADVAVAAIVELCRTGRTDVPVYDLATSSRVDRERLDIGRTPLFVAEGIFAAEIVARCRELGVLADALCLRGRPSTTFRRRLARDLREGRKSVPFLLRRGWRLMRAERAIVARQSALGAHPCAKPEALGRLAAAAAGRHRTPAAS
- a CDS encoding MDR family MFS transporter gives rise to the protein MTTAQTPPRETRIPYLGITGLMLGIVLATLDGTIVGTALPTIAGELGGLDRLSWVVTAYLLTAAVTTPLWGKLGDLHGRKGGYLSAVGVFLAGSVLSGLAQSMGQLIAFRALQGIGAGGLMVGAFALIGTLVSPKDAPRVQAITGAMLPVAFAGGPLLGGLLTDHLNWRWAFYVNLPVGIAALLIVSLTLRVRTPRVRARVDWAGALLLTTGVLALTLLAGLAGTAHAWTSPRILALGALAVVALAWFVRVERRAEEPVIPPRLFRTRNFTLAQILSFLVGAGMIAALNHLPQYLQFARGQSSTASGLLLIPLMLAMVAAQLASGRIIARTGRYRVYTILGGALMTAGALALLPLGGDTPVAVASGLTVVIGAGMGLLMQATMLVTMYGAEPRDMGAASGTVTLVRTLGGSLGVAVLGAVFTARLDGADTRLTPAQALRLPEPVREGLGVAVTSGVHGVLLGTALLAALAFAAAWLVRDTPLRPDAGSATEAAPASADRPPADRPRPRPS
- a CDS encoding class F sortase produces the protein MNRRPRPARTAAPVLLLAVLAALTGCSAGGGPQAVTPPARISGATAAPTPAAPPVKPLARSLPVRVQVPAAGVDTGPTGPVLELGLGADGTVEVPSVADAERIGCYDKGVTPGQTGPAVLIGHFDTARGPAVLKNVSKVRVGDEITVTRADGTTAVFRVRELEQVDKDTFPTAKVYGDTDRPELRLITCGGELADGHRPDNIILYADLAATRAA
- the afsQ1 gene encoding two-component system response regulator AfsQ1, which codes for MPFLLLIEDDDAIRTALELSLSRQGHRVATAATGEDGLQLLREQRPDLVVLDVMLPGIDGFEVCRRIRRTDQLPIILLTARSDDIDVVVGLESGADDYVVKPVQGRVLDARIRAVLRRGERESTDSATYGSLVIDRSAMTVTKNGEDLQLTPTELRLLLELSRRPGQALSRQQLLRLVWEHDYLGDSRLVDACVQRLRAKVEDVPSSPTLIRTVRGVGYRLDVPA